The Natranaerobius trueperi DNA window CATCTTGTTTTGCTAAGGATAAGACGGGTATATCTTCATATCCTACTTCTTTTAAAGCTCTAAGTGCACTATTCAATTGCCCTTTACCACCGTCTATAACAATAATATCAGGTAATACAGCAAATTTTATCGAACCTTCATTACCTTCAGATTGCATATCTGTTTCTTCATTTTTTGCTCTATTAAATCTACGCTTTATCACTTCATTCATAGCTTTAAAATCATCAGGGCCAGACGTGGTTTTTATACTAAACCTTCTATAGTCATCATTTTTAGGGGAACCACCTTCAAAAACCACCATAGAAGCAACAGTGCTCTCACCCTGAGTATGAGAAATATCATATCCTTCTAGACGAAATGGTATTTCTGTTAATGATAATCTTAAAGCTAATTCCTTTAGTGCTCCTTCTGTCATGCGTTTTTCTTTTTCTGAATTTATAACTTGTTGTTCTAACTCTAATTTTGCATTTTTCAAAGCCATATTCATCAGCTGATACTTTTCTCCTCTTTGAGGAACCCTAATTTCTACATTACTTCCTCTTTTTTCTGTTAACCAACTACTAATTAAATCATTTTCACCTATGGGAGGAGAAACTAGAATCTGTTTTGGAATTATTGTAGCTTGTGCATAATATTGTTTTATAAATGAAGTTAATATATCAGATTCTCCATCTTCGACACCTGCTGAAATTTTAAAGTTATTTCTACCCATCAGTTTTCCGCCACGGATGTAAAATATTTGAACACACGCTTCTTTTTCCTGTGTGTATAATGCAATAATATCATAATCTTCTTGTCTATCTGAAACAATTTTTTGTTTTTGTCTAATTTTCTCCAAAGCAGTTTTTTGGTTTCTATATTCTGTTGCTTTTTCAAATTCCATTTCCTCTGCAGCTTGATTCATTTTTCTTTCTAGCTCTTTCAAAAGATCTTCCTCTTTCCCTTCTAATACGGCAATAATTTGACTAATCATATTATCATACTCTAGAATAGTCACCTTTTCATTACAAGGAGCAAGGCACCTATCGATATAATAATTCAAACAAGGTCTTTTACCAATATTTTTGGGTTTATCACCCTTACATGTACGCACAGGAAATAGTTTTCTTAACAATTTAATAGTTTCTCGTACTGCCCCAGCGTTAGGATAAGGGCCAAAATAACGTCCTTTTTTACCCATCCGTCGTGCTGTTATTAACCGAGGATAGTCTTCTTCTATAGTAATTTTAAGATAAGGATAATTTTTATCATCTTTTAAGCTAACATTATATTTAGGGCGATATTTTTTTATCAAATTATTTTCAAGTATTAATGCTTCTAACTCTGAATCAGTAACTATTGTCTCAATGTCTTTTATTTTAGGAACCATAACCTGTACTTTTACAGACTGATTAGATGCATTAAAATAGGAGCGAACACGATTTTTTAGGTTTATAGCTTTACCTACATAGATCACACGACCAGAGTCATTTTTCATTAAATATACGCCTGGTTTTGTCGGAATAGTTTTTAGTTTTTCTTCAATTGACATATAATTCCCTCCGCTAAACTGTATATTATTATTATATCAGTTTACAAAAAAATACGGGAGGGCCTTTAGGCCGTCTCCCGCTTCTTTAAAATCGTTCTTAAAAACTGTCCTGTATAGGAATCTTGTTCCTCTGAAACTTTCTCGGGAGTGCCCTGAGCAATTAACTGGCCTCCACCAGAACCTCCTTCAGGACCTAGATCAATAATATGATCAGCGGTCTTTATAACATCTAAGTCATGTTCAATAACTAGTACTGTATCTCCAGCCTCAACTAACCTTTGTAATACCCCAAGTAACTTTTTAACGTCTGCCATATGAAGTCCTGTTGTCGGTTCATCAAGGATATAAAGAGTGCGTCCATTACTACGCTTACTAAGTTCTGTTGCAAGTTTTACACGTTGTGCTTCTCCACCTGATAAAGTGGTTGCAGGTTGACCTAACTTAATGTAACCTAAACCAACATCAGCAAGAGTTTGTAGTTTTCTTTTAACTTTTGGAATAGACACAAAAAAATCTATAGCTGTGTTTACATCCATATTCAATACATCAGAAATAGTCTTTCCTTTATAACGTACCTCTAGCGTCTCTCGATTATAACGTTTACCTTCACACACTTCACATGGGACATATACATCAGGTAAAAAATGCATCTCTATTTTGATAATCCCATCACCCTTACAAGCCTCACAACGTCCACCTTTAATATTAAAGCTAAATCGTCCTGGTTTATAACCACGCATCTTTGCCTCAGGTGATTCTGAAAATAACTCTCGAATATGATCAAATACACCAGTATAAGTTGCAGGATTAGATCTCGGTGTTCGACCAATTGGAGACTGATCTATCTCAATAACTTTATCTAACTGTTCTAAGCCTTTTATTTCTTTATGGGCACCTGGTTTTTTACTTGCTTTGTGTAGCTTAGTAGCAAGTCCTTTATATAACACATCGTGAATTAAAGTACTTTTCCCCGAACCAGAAACACCGGTCACACAATTAAAAATACCCATTGGTATTTTAACATTTAAGTTTTTTAAATTATGAGCTTTTGCTCCTTTAACTTCAAGATATTTACCATTTGGTTTTCGTCTCTTCTTAGGGATCGTTATTGCCTCAGTACTATTTAAAAATTGTCCAGTTAAAGACTTTTCTTCTTGACATATTTCATCTACTGTACCTTGTGCTACGACTTCACCACCATGTTCTCCTGCTCCAGGACCAATATCTACTATATGATCTGCTCTTTTCATAGTAGTTTCATCATGCTCAACTACTATTAAAGTATTTCCTATGTCTCTAAGGTTCTCTAATGTTCTAATTAACCTCTCATTGTCACGCTGATGAAGTCCAATACTAGGCTCATCTAAAATGTAAAGTACACCTGTTAGACTTGAGCCAATCTGAGTAGCTAGTCTAATTCTTTGTGCTTCTCCACCACTCAAAGTTCCAGCTGAACGTTCTAATGTTAAATAATCAAGACCTACATCCTTTAAAAAGCTTAGTCTATCTTTGATTTCTTTTAATATTAACCGTGCTATAGCCCACTCTTTATCTGTAAGTTCAACATTCTGAAAAAATTCCAAAGCTTCATTAACTGTCATATCTGTTACTTGACCAATATTTTTTCCACCAACAGTCACAGCTAAACTTTCAGATCGTAAACGTTTACCCCTGCAAGAACTACATTTAATAGAAGCCATATAGTTTTCAATTTCTTCTCTAAACCTTTCAGAATTTGTAGTCCTATAGTGTCTCATAAGATTCGGAATAACACCTTCAAAAGTTCTTTCGCCCTCATATAATCGACCACGACCTGTTGTAAAACTAAATGTAAATTTCTTATCACCTGAACCATATAAAATTAAATTTTGTTCCTGTTCTTCTAATTCTTCAAATGGAGTATCCATGTCAATTTCAAAGTATTCACAAGCAGCTTTGAGAAGTTGCGCATAATAACCAGCTTGGTTTCTACTCCAAGGAGCTATGGCACCTTCATTAATTGTTAACCTAGTATCTGGAACGATTAAGTCAACATCAAATTCTCGTTTTTCACCTAATCCATCACAATCAGTGCAAGCACCATAAGGACTATTAAAACTAAACATACGTGGAGTAAGTTCTGGAAAACTAAAACCACAATCAATACAAGCGTACTTTTGACTAAACATCCATTCATTATCTAGATCTAAAATATGAATAATAACTATACCATCAGAAAGATCTAGTGCACTTTCTATAGAATCAGCTAATCGGTTTTGGATATCTTCTTTCATTTTTAAACGATCAATAACTACTTCGATAGTATGATTTTTATTTTTCTCTAGTTTTATTTCTTCTGAAAGTAACCGTACCTCTCCATCTATTCTTGCTCTTACATAACCGCTTTTTCTCACATCTTCGATAGTTTTTTCATGTTGGCCTTTTCTTCCCCGAACAATAGGAGCTAAAATTTGAAATTTAGTCCCTTCTTCTAAAGTAATTATTTGATCTACCATCTGATCCACTGTTTGTTGTGTTATTGGTTTTTGACATTTCGGACAATGAGGTCTACCTGCTCTTGCAAATAATAACCTAAGATAATCATATATTTCTGTAACAGTACCAACTGTAGATCGAGGGTTTCTACTTGTAGTTTTTTGATCTATAGAAATAGCAGGACTCAACCCTTCTATATAATCAACATCTGGTTTATCCATTTGGCCTAGAAATTGTCTTGCATAAGCGCTAAGTGACTCTACATATCTTCTCTGACCCTCCGCATAAATAGTATCAAAAGCAAGAGAGCTTTT harbors:
- the uvrA gene encoding excinuclease ABC subunit UvrA, whose translation is MQNKLIVKGAREHNLKNVDLEIPRNQLVVMTGLSGSGKSSLAFDTIYAEGQRRYVESLSAYARQFLGQMDKPDVDYIEGLSPAISIDQKTTSRNPRSTVGTVTEIYDYLRLLFARAGRPHCPKCQKPITQQTVDQMVDQIITLEEGTKFQILAPIVRGRKGQHEKTIEDVRKSGYVRARIDGEVRLLSEEIKLEKNKNHTIEVVIDRLKMKEDIQNRLADSIESALDLSDGIVIIHILDLDNEWMFSQKYACIDCGFSFPELTPRMFSFNSPYGACTDCDGLGEKREFDVDLIVPDTRLTINEGAIAPWSRNQAGYYAQLLKAACEYFEIDMDTPFEELEEQEQNLILYGSGDKKFTFSFTTGRGRLYEGERTFEGVIPNLMRHYRTTNSERFREEIENYMASIKCSSCRGKRLRSESLAVTVGGKNIGQVTDMTVNEALEFFQNVELTDKEWAIARLILKEIKDRLSFLKDVGLDYLTLERSAGTLSGGEAQRIRLATQIGSSLTGVLYILDEPSIGLHQRDNERLIRTLENLRDIGNTLIVVEHDETTMKRADHIVDIGPGAGEHGGEVVAQGTVDEICQEEKSLTGQFLNSTEAITIPKKRRKPNGKYLEVKGAKAHNLKNLNVKIPMGIFNCVTGVSGSGKSTLIHDVLYKGLATKLHKASKKPGAHKEIKGLEQLDKVIEIDQSPIGRTPRSNPATYTGVFDHIRELFSESPEAKMRGYKPGRFSFNIKGGRCEACKGDGIIKIEMHFLPDVYVPCEVCEGKRYNRETLEVRYKGKTISDVLNMDVNTAIDFFVSIPKVKRKLQTLADVGLGYIKLGQPATTLSGGEAQRVKLATELSKRSNGRTLYILDEPTTGLHMADVKKLLGVLQRLVEAGDTVLVIEHDLDVIKTADHIIDLGPEGGSGGGQLIAQGTPEKVSEEQDSYTGQFLRTILKKRETA
- the uvrC gene encoding excinuclease ABC subunit UvrC, translated to MSIEEKLKTIPTKPGVYLMKNDSGRVIYVGKAINLKNRVRSYFNASNQSVKVQVMVPKIKDIETIVTDSELEALILENNLIKKYRPKYNVSLKDDKNYPYLKITIEEDYPRLITARRMGKKGRYFGPYPNAGAVRETIKLLRKLFPVRTCKGDKPKNIGKRPCLNYYIDRCLAPCNEKVTILEYDNMISQIIAVLEGKEEDLLKELERKMNQAAEEMEFEKATEYRNQKTALEKIRQKQKIVSDRQEDYDIIALYTQEKEACVQIFYIRGGKLMGRNNFKISAGVEDGESDILTSFIKQYYAQATIIPKQILVSPPIGENDLISSWLTEKRGSNVEIRVPQRGEKYQLMNMALKNAKLELEQQVINSEKEKRMTEGALKELALRLSLTEIPFRLEGYDISHTQGESTVASMVVFEGGSPKNDDYRRFSIKTTSGPDDFKAMNEVIKRRFNRAKNEETDMQSEGNEGSIKFAVLPDIIVIDGGKGQLNSALRALKEVGYEDIPVLSLAKQDEEVFVPGKSQPMNFPMDSEALKLLQRVRDEAHRFAVTYHRKKRGKAMKKSVLDGIPEIGERRKKELLQTFSSIDEIKNADEKQLLELPSMNKKAVQNLLVHLKKNM